CACTACTTGAAATAGAGGCGAACTTCAGTGACCACATCATGGACATAACGTGAAGACAAATAGGGTAGCACAGTCTACTCGTATTacattatcattattttttttctttaatttttcttataattattttattaaatttcttccAAACAGTGATGTTTGTTTCCTTGCCATTTTTATTGCTAACCATACTGATCTATTGTGCCATACCGGAGCTATATAAAAATCTATACAACAAATGTTTGATTTGCTATATGTTCGCGCTGGCAATTGCGAGTACGATGATTATTGTGGTCAATTTGCGAACGGAGGATTTCAGTCACGTTGCATGTACTGTAATGGGTGAGcgtattttaatgaatttgatttaatttttcaatttacttcCATGCCAACATATTTATACACGTTTCTTGTATAATAGGTTCAGTCGCTTATTACTTTTACCTGTGCGCTTTCTTCTGGCTCAATAGCATTTGTTACGATATTTGGGCCACATTTTCTGGATACCTCATCGTTGCGTCACAACAAGCAACACGTAGACATTTTCGCAACTACTCACTCTACGCTTGGGGAGTGCCATTGTTGATGACTATTGTGACCATGACATTACAGTTTTCCGATATAGATATTCGATACAAATCTGGTATCGGTGTTTCCCATTGTTGGCTGAAAAGTAAGACAGTTCATATTGAAATAATGGAttatctttaatttcttttcttctcACTTCCAGTGGATGATTGGTCAGCTATGATGTATTTTCATGGACCCTGTTTATTGCTCATCGCCGTTAATACAGTGATGTTTTGTTTAACTGTGCACAAGATCTATAGCGATAGCCAAGAAATTAAATGCGTCTCACGGAGCTTGAACTGCACAAGGCACCGGAAATCACATGAGCATAGGTGAGTTGTTTGGTTCGATATACTCGTAAATGAGAAAATATACTATTTGCTATTCTCTCTTCTAGTGCTTGGCTATTCTTGCGTTTGTTTATTGTAATGGGCGTCAATTGGATTTTGGAAATGATCGGTTATATAATGGGACCAAATGCGATTTTCCAGGTGGCCGATTACTTCAACGCATCCCAAGGCTTGATTATATTCACGCTctttattttgaagaaatccACACTGCTgctaattaaaaaaaggtaATGTTATATTGtacatcgtttttttttttttttgaatttacagTTTGCAAAGTAACAGGATGCGACTCTGATTTCGACAACTTCAATTGACGATTCTAATTCAATTCTAACATTCGCACGTCGGGTCAAAGTAGCCGAAATGAAACCGTGCCGTTTTTTCGGTCATAAACTGCCCACTCGACAGCACATCTCAAAACAACAGTTTTGCGTTTCTAAAACCACAATATCATACGGTTTTAAAGTCCGCTAGAGCACTATAACTCTTTTTGTTTCAGTATTTtagtgttttcgaaaaaaagtttgcaaacgttttgtaatatttttggaaactCTGCTAGATGAACTTCCCAGTCGATACTgggtttgtaaaattttacaaatgaa
This genomic stretch from Bactrocera dorsalis isolate Fly_Bdor chromosome 5, ASM2337382v1, whole genome shotgun sequence harbors:
- the LOC105224856 gene encoding probable G-protein coupled receptor Mth-like 3 — protein: MGTNFKVHICLALCFVIYLTDSLDALSIIPNCAFEDTVDLTGSERFSNGSYLYEGVLVPPHLIGTYDYIQLYDGEHQKVPRHLRGCACQIKNCFKLCCNRWKTLQVNTDFLWECAESSKEYGYTPYVNITSSNDRVVLKNALKDFLVQVGLPCEDGYKLNSVKDPRDNWTLYENGILFRKYDNQRLTRGEYCMTGVEIDGVSQLQPYNCPILYFEASEIKANTIVMFVSLPFLLLTILIYCAIPELYKNLYNKCLICYMFALAIASTMIIVVNLRTEDFSHVACTVMGSVAYYFYLCAFFWLNSICYDIWATFSGYLIVASQQATRRHFRNYSLYAWGVPLLMTIVTMTLQFSDIDIRYKSGIGVSHCWLKMDDWSAMMYFHGPCLLLIAVNTVMFCLTVHKIYSDSQEIKCVSRSLNCTRHRKSHEHSAWLFLRLFIVMGVNWILEMIGYIMGPNAIFQVADYFNASQGLIIFTLFILKKSTLLLIKKSITTSECKMIICLRRKFNQSPGHN